A genome region from Polypterus senegalus isolate Bchr_013 chromosome 7, ASM1683550v1, whole genome shotgun sequence includes the following:
- the nfil3 gene encoding nuclear factor interleukin-3-regulated protein: protein MQAIKEEESSSESYNGNSVLVSTAALLGLNGDLRTTELSNPSFKQKNSSCRRKREFIPDEKKDDQYWEKRRKNNEAAKRSREKRRINDMVLESKLLALGEENATLKAELLSLKLKFGLVSSAAYAQEVQKLSSSTTAFFQDFASSNTSRSSFSGDPESALLSSSCISVIKHSPHSSLSDMSENSCLAQESPPQSSCRSPETVKQEHVENSTYSQEARDENSPYDLYRNYMGNTFSGGYSQPSPTLPMIRSSSNSPRSSEADEGTVGKSSDGEDEQQVPKGPIPSPVESKNVVTTTVKVPDANSSALPHKLRIKAKAIQIKVEAIDPDYDSSGKLPSPIDMSTKSSYEVEKSNSANLVQSSLSPLSVQVSSIQDWSHGSQHWHNKDHTETSQSSCKTKLTAYCPMTLTSPGTVHVNGDNCSDSQHENLFLKQGITDLSADVASLKRLLVKQHTSALDSSRSTADHSPLSNECYTK from the coding sequence ATGCAGGCAATCAAGGAGGAAGAGTCATCTTCTGAGTCGTACAATGGAAACAGTGTGCTTGTGTCAACTGCTGCCTTACTGGGTTTGAATGGAGATCTCAGGACTACTGAACTCTCCAACCCATCGTTCAAACAGAAAAACTCAAGTTGTCGTAGGAAACGTGAATTCATTCCGGATGAAAAGAAAGATGATCAGTACTGGgaaaaaagaaggaagaataatGAGGCTGCCAAGCGATCACGGGAAAAACGCAGGATAAATGATATGGTCTTGGAGAGCAAACTCTTGGCTTTGGGGGAGGAGAATGCAACTTTAAAAGCTGAGCTGCTTTCTCTGAAACTCAAGTTTGGACTGGTAAGCTCAGCTGCCTATGCCCAAGAGGTTCAGAAACTCTCCAGTTCAACAACAGCTTTCTTTCAGGATTTTGCTTCATCTAATACCAGCAGAAGTTCATTTTCAGGTGACCCTGAGTCAGCTTTGCTTAGCAGCAGCTGCATCTCCGTCATTAAGCACTCTCCGCACAGCTCCTTATCAGATATGTCAGAAAACTCCTGTCTAGCCCAGGAAAGCCCTCCTCAAAGCAGCTGCAGATCCCCAGAAACTGTGAAGCAGGAACATGTAGAAAATAGCACCTACTCACAAGAGGCAAGAGATGAGAACAGCCCTTATGACTTGTATCGAAACTACATGGGGAACACATTTTCCGGAGGCTACTCACAGCCATCTCCCACCTTGCCAATGATCAGATCATCCAGCAACTCTCCAAGAAGCTCAGAGGCAGATGAAGGCACTGTGGGAAAAAGCTCTGATGGAGAAGATGAGCAGCAGGTCCCCAAAGGTCCTATACCATCACCCGTGGAATCAAAGAATGTGGTCACCACCACTGTCAAGGTCCCTGATGCAAATTCCTCTGCCTTGCCTCACAAGTTGAGGATCAAAGCAAAAGCCATCCAGATCAAAGTAGAGGCGATAGATCCTGACTATGATTCCTCAGGGAAGCTTCCTTCTCCAATTGATATGTCCACAAAAAGCAGCTACGAGGTAGAAAAAAGTAATTCTGCAAATCTGGTGCAGTCTTCTCTTAGTCCGTTGTCCGTTCAGGTGTCCAGTATACAGGACTGGTCTCATGGTTCACAGCATTGGCACAACAAAGACCACACAGAAACAAGTCAGAGTAGCTGTAAAACAAAACTTACTGCCTACTGTCCGATGACACTGACCAGTCCAGGAACCGTTCACGTAAACGGCGATAACTGCAGTGACTCCCAGCATGAGAACTTGTTTTTAAAGCAGGGTATCACTGATTTGTCAGCAGACGTTGCTTCCTTGAAAAGACTTCTAGTAAAGCAGCACACGTCTGCTTTGGACTCCAGCAGAAGCACTGCTGATCACAGCCCATTGTCTAACGAGTGTTACACAAAATAA